From Acidovorax sp. 1608163:
GCCAAGTATTTCGAAAACGGACAGGCCAGCGTCGCGTTGGATGAGGTCAAGCAGGCACTCGCAACTGATCCCACCTATGTAGATGCCCTCAATATGCGTGGGTTGATTTACATGCAGCTGAATGATGTGGCCCAAGCGGAGGACAGCTTCCGCCGTGCGATTTCTATGCGTTCTACAGACTCGAATCTGCTGCATAACTATGGCTGGTTGCTCTGTCAGCAAAGAAAGTATGCAGAAGCAGATCAGCAATTCGATAGGGCGTTGGCGAACCCCGCTTACGTAGCCAGAAGCAAGACCTTGATGGGCAAGGGTCTGTGTCAGTCGAGTTCTGGAAAATTAGAGGATGCCGAGCAATCCTTGCTCAAGTCATACCAACTGGATGCCGGCAATCCGGTGGTGAGTTATCACCTTGCTTCGCTACTGTTTCGCCGCCAAGAACTGACGCGCGCGCAGTTTTATATTCGGCGACTGAACAACAGCGGCATGGCCAACTCCGAGTCCCTTTGGCTGGGAATTAAGGTCGAGAAGGCGCTGGGCGACAACGTCGCAATGCTTCAGTTGGCTGACCAACTGCGCAAGCGCTTCCCAGAGTCGGCTGAAATGGGTGCGTACCAGCGTGGAGCCTTCAATGAGTGAGTCCACGGTTGCCCTGGCATCGGCTCAAGACGGTACGACTCAGCCCACTGCGGGTGAAATTTTGCGCAGTGCCCGTGAGGCGTCGGGTGTTCACATTGAGGCGTTGGCAGTGGCTCTGAAGGTGCCTGTCAGCAAGCTGGAAGCGTTGGAGTCCAATCGGCTTGAGTTGCTTCCCGATACCGTATTTATGCGGGCTTTGGCTTCCAGTGTGTGCCGGACACTCAAGCTGGATCCTGCGCAAGTCTTGTCTCTTCTGCCTCAGTCAAAAAATCCGCGCTTGATTCCTGAGCGATCCGATATCAACACACCCGTGAAAAGTGTGGCCGGCAAGACTTTTGTTTCCAGCGGTGGTTCGAGACATTCGTCGTGGTTGATGTTCGGTGTGTTCGTGCTGTTGATTGGAGCTGCTGCCGTTTTTTATTGGCCTGCTGGCTTTCAGCCTTGGAATTCGGGACCACTCTCCTTGGTGGGTAGCGCCGCTGTTA
This genomic window contains:
- a CDS encoding RodZ domain-containing protein: MSESTVALASAQDGTTQPTAGEILRSAREASGVHIEALAVALKVPVSKLEALESNRLELLPDTVFMRALASSVCRTLKLDPAQVLSLLPQSKNPRLIPERSDINTPVKSVAGKTFVSSGGSRHSSWLMFGVFVLLIGAAAVFYWPAGFQPWNSGPLSLVGSAAVTPSGQEASASKTEEIAAAVQPPVAVEPAPAAINTVASSAVALPVVPSPAVAPPASAALPAIADTSAALLMLRARGDSWVQVRDALGRVVFEKKLASGDAAPVSGVLPLSVVVGRADVTDVFVRGKPLELNAVSRENVARFEVK